A region from the Kryptolebias marmoratus isolate JLee-2015 linkage group LG9, ASM164957v2, whole genome shotgun sequence genome encodes:
- the LOC108240034 gene encoding fibroblast growth factor 4-like, with translation MLLSRSRLLVFLYGILVCSLFATFPPVSSTEQIRLSGRSLMRGSSSSWNKREEAAGDGQYLLGIKRLRRLYCNVGIGFHIQVLPNGKITGVHDENRYSLIEISPVERGVVTLSGVRSGLFVAMSEKGKLYGSGNYNDECKFKENLLANNYNAYESAAHPGMFIALSKTGKTKRGNRVTPTMTVTHFLPRM, from the exons ATGTTGTTGTCCAGGTCCAGGCTCCTTGTGTTCCTGTATGGGATCCTCGTGTGCAGTTTGTTTGCTACTTTTCCACCTGTCAGCAGCACAGAACAGATCAGACTCAGTGGCAGATCCTTGATGcgaggcagcagcagctcctggaaCAAAAGGGAAGAGGCCGCAGGAGACGGACAATACTTGTTGGGAATAAAAAGACTCAGAAGGCTTTACTGTAATGTGGGCATCGGCTTCCACATTCAGGTGCTACCAAATGGAAAGATAACAGGCGTACACGATGAAAACCGATACA GTCTTATAGAAATTTCTCCCGTGGAGAGAGGAGTGGTGACTTTGTCCGGCGTGAGAAGCGGTCTCTTTGTTGCCATGAGTGAAAAAGGGAAACTCTATGGTTCG GGAAACTACAACGATGAATGCAAGTTCAAGGAGAATCTCCTGGCCAACAACTATAACGCCTATGAATCGGCCGCCCACCCTGGCATGTTCATTGCTCTCAGCAAGACTGGAAAAACCAAAAGAGGCAACCGCGTCACACCAACAATGACCGTGACACACTTCCTTCCCCGGATGTAA